CGTAAACGAAACGACCATCGGGGCGAACCAAGACCTCGGCGGTGGTGCTGTGACCGGTGAAGTCGGCGGGGAGGGTGGGGATGGTTTGCAGGGCCTTGAGTTCGCCGGTGTCCGCGTCGAGCGAGAAGGTCGTGAGGGTGTTCGCCAGCTCGTTGATCACGTAGGCGTGGCGACCGTCGGGCGACTGGGCGAGGTGACGCGGACCGCTGCCGGCCTCCAGTGAAACCGACGCTGGCTCCGCCGCCGTGAGCGTGCCGGTGGTCGAGTCGACGCGGTAGGTGTAGATTTTGTCGGTGCCGAGGTCGGCGGCGAAGGCGAATTTCCCATCGGCCGACGGATTAATCGAATGGGCATAGGGCGCTTTTTGGCGCGTGGGGTGGACGCTTTTGCCCTCGTGCTGGTCGACCGAGGCGGGCGTGGGTTCCTCCAAGCCGCCATCGGTGCGCACGCGGAGCAATGCGACCACGCCGCTGCTGTAGTTGGCAACCATCACGGCTTTGCCGTCGGGCGTGACGGATACATGGCACGGTCCCTTGCCGGCGGTGGCGGCGGTGTTGATCAAGGTGAGCAAACCATCGGCCGCGTTGATCGTATAGGCGCTGACTGAGCCGCTGGGTTTGCCGGCGTAGCTCGCACCGGCGCCTTCGGAGACGGCGTAAAGAAAGCGGCGGTCAGGCGAAAGGGCGACGAACGACGGGTTGGACGCCTCGGCGGCCAGCACGGGTTCACCCAGCTTACCGGTCTCCGTATCGAAACGGGCAACGTAGATCCCCTTGCTGGACGTCTTGGTGTAAGTGCCGATGTAAACGAGAAGTTCGCGAGCGGAGACGAGTGCGGTGGTCATGACAAAAAGGGTGAGGACGATGAGGGGACGCATGGGGCGGGGTGGGGGATGTTTTTACTGAATGATACGGGGATTGCATGCAAGCCGCGGGCTTTGCAAGTTGGGCCGCTTATGGCGTTGTTCAGCTTGCTCGATGTTAATCTCTGCTTTGGTGGTCCGGCGGTCCTTGATAAGGTCAACTTTCAAGTCGATCCGGGCGAACGGCTGTGCCTGGTCGGGCGCAACGGCGCGGGTAAATCCACGCTGATGAAAACCATCGCGGGCGAAATCAAGCCGGACACCGGCGCGGTTTTCCGCCAGCCCGGTGCGCTCTTTACGCGCCTTACGCAGGAAGTGCCGACAGATATCATCGGCTCGGTGACCGACATCGTCACGTCGGGCCTGCGCCCGCAGACCGAGCACGAGGAAGACTGGGAGCGCGATGTGCGCGTCGACAACCTCATCGAGAAACTCCAGCTGGCGCCCTCGGCTCAGTTCGGTGCGCTCTCCGGTGGTTTGAAACGTCGCGTGCTGCTCGCCCGCGCGCTCGCCGGACAGCCCGATCTTCTGCTCCTCGACGAGCCGACGAACCATCTCGATATCGAAAGCATTCTCTGGCTCGAAGAATTTCTCCTCACCGAGAAACCCAGCTTGTTCTTCGTCACGCACGACCGCGCATTCCTCAAAAAACTCGCCACACGCATCGTCGAGCTCGACCGCGGCATCCTCACCAATTGGGACTGCGACTACGACACCTACCTCCAGCGCCGCGCCGACCGCCTCGAAGCCGAAGAGCGCCAGCAGGCCGCGTTCGATAAACGACTCGCGCAGGAAGAAGAGTGGATCCGCCGCGGTGTGCGCGCCCAGCGTTCCCGCGCCCAAGGCCGCGTGCACCAGCTCATGGCGATGCGTGCCGAGCGTGCCGCCCGCCGCAGCAAGGTGGGCAATGCCAATTTGAAACTGGTCGATGCCGAGCGCTCGGGTGCCAAGGTCGTCGAGGTCGAGAACATGAGTTTCTCGTATCCGGACGGACGCGTGCTTGTTGAGAATTTCAACACCACGATCATGCGGGGCGACAAGATCGGTCTCATCGGCCCCAACGGCGCCGGCAAGACCACGCTGATCAAGCTTCTCCTCGGCCAGCTCGAGCCGAGCTCCGGCACGATCAAGCACGGCACGCGCATGGAAGTGACCTACTTCGACCAGATGCGCTCGTTGATCGACGACAACAAGACGGTTGCCGACAACCTGAACCTTGGTAGCGACAGCATCACCATCGACGGGCGCACGCGCCATGTGATCAGCTATCTTCAGGACTTTCTTTTCACGCCCGACCGCGCCCGCACGCCCGCCCGCGTGTTGTCCGGCGGCGAACGCAATCGTCTGCTGCTCGCTCGTCTGTTCACCAAGCCCGCCAACGTCCTCGTGATGGACGAGCCGACCAACGATCTGGATGCCGAGACGCTGGACCTGCTGGAAAATCTACTCGTGGAATATCAGGGCACGCTGCTCGTGGTGAGCCACGATCGTTCCTTCCTCGACGAAGTCGTCAGCAGCACGCTGGTCTTCGAAGGCAACGGACAGATCGGCGACTTCGACGGCGGTTACACCGATTGGAAAGACGAGATGGCCAAGCGCGCCATCGCCGCAGCCGCTCCGGTGAAGAGCGGTGTGGCCAAGCCCACGCCCAAAGCCGCCGCGGCCGCCGCCCGCAAACTCAACAACAAGGAGCAGCGCGAACTCGCCGAGTTGCCCGCGCGTATCGAGAAACTGGAGACCGAACAGGCTGAGCTCACCGCCAAGCTGGGCGACGTTTCCATCTATCGCAAAGACCCCGCCGGTGCCGCTGCCGCCAAGGCGCGTCTGGACGAGATCGAGGCCGAACACGCCATCGCGTTTGCGCGTTGGGAAGAGCTGGAGGCCGTGAAGTGAGATGAACCGAACGGACCGGCTCGTCGGGATGGTGATGCATTTGCAAGGCCGGCGCGTGGTGCGTGCCGAGGAGCTGGCGGAGCACTACGGCATCAGTGTTCGCACGGTGTATCGTGACATCGCGGCGCTCGGCGAAGCCGGGGTGCCGGTGGTGGGCGAGGCGGGGGTGGGGTATTCGTTGGTGAAGGGTTATCACCTCCCGCCGGTGATGCTGACGGTGGAGGAGGCCGGGGCGTTGTTTACCGGTGGTGAACTGGCAAAGAAGTTTACGGACGGTTCGCTCGATGCGGCCGTCGATGGCGCACTCAACAAGCTGCGCGCGGTGCTGCCTGGTGATCGCAAGGATCATCTGGAACACCTCGCCCGCGGCACGGTGATCGCGAGCATGCCGGGATCGCCGGTGGCGGGCGCGGGCGGCGGACCGCCGTGTCTGGCCGCGGTGCAGCAGGCGGTGGCGCGGCGGCGGGTGCTGGCACTTTCGTATCGGGCGCGGGAAAAACAGGAGGATACGATGCGCGAAGTGGAATCGCTCGGCGTCGTTTTTTACGGTGGCAACTGGTATCTGGTCGCGTGGTGCCGGTTGCGCAAAGACCTGCGTCATTTCCGCGTGGACCGTATTCAGAATCTGGAGCTGCGGTCGGAGACGTTTGGGACGCGCGAGGATTTTTCGCTGAGCCGGCACATCGAGGACTACGCGCGGCAGGGCGAGACCTTTCCGGCCAAAATATGGCTGGCGCGCGAGGTGCAGGAGCGGGCGCGCGCCGAGAGTTATGCCACGCTGGTGGCGGGGGAGGAACGCGATGGCGGCGCTGAGTTTTCGATCCTGACGTGGTCTTACGACTGGTTGGCGCGTTGGTTGATGTCATTCGCGGACAAGGCCGAGGCGCTTGAGCCGGTGGTGTTGCGCGACACGGTGCGGGCTCATGCCGAGGCGGTGGTGAAGCGGCATCGGAGTCCGCGCAAACGCTCCTGACACAGGGTTGTCAGGGCGGTGTGGCAGACTCGGGGCACGATGAAAAAAGTAACACTCTATATCGCCGCCAGCCTCGATGGATTTATCGCGCGAACGGATGGGGCGATCGACTGGTTGCCCGTGCCGGACCTCGCCGGCGAGGACTACGGTTACGGTGAGTTGCTGGAGTCGGTCGATACGCTGCTGCTGGGGCGTAAAACCTACGAGCAGGTGCTCACGCTCGGTCCGTGGCCTTATGAGGGCAAACGCTGCATCGTATTCAGCGCAACGCGGGCCGGACAACGCGACGACCGGGTGGAGTTTGTCGATTGTGACATCGCGGCCTGCGTGCGTGAACTCAAGGCCGAGCCGGGCGAGGGTATCATCTGGCTGGTGGGCGGGGCGGAGATCATCGCGGCGTGTCTGGCGGGCGGCGTGGTGGACGAGATTATCCTCACGACCGTGCCGGTGTTGTTGGGTGAAGGTATCCGGTTGTTTCCAGAAACGACGTGGCTGACGCGGCTGAAGCTGGAGAACGTTCACGCTTATCCCGATGGTTTGGTGCAGCAGATCTACTTGATGGCCGCGGTGCCGGTTGAGCCGCAGGCGCTTGCCTTTGCCTGAGGCCGGCGTTGCGTGTCGGGCATGTCGATTTTTTCCGCGCGCCGCTCAATCAAGCCTGTTGCGATGGACGCTTCCCGTGAAGTGCCGCGCGAAGTGCTGCTGCAATTATTGGAGGATGCACATTGGGCGCCGACGCACGGGCTGACGCAGCCGTGGAGGTTTCATGTTTTTGAGGGAGCGGCCCGCGCACGACTCGCGGACGGTTTGCAAGGGCTCTACGATCGCGTGACTCCGACAGCTGCGCGCAACGAGGACAAGCGGGCGAAACTCGGGACCACGCCGCGATTGGGTCCGGTCGTGATCGCGGTGGCGGCGCACGTGGAGCCGAACGGAAAGATTCCTGAGATCGAGGAAATCGCGGCGGTGTCGTGCGCGGTGCAAAACCTGATGTTATCCGCCCACGAGAAGGGCCTCGGTTCCTTCTGGAGCACGCCGCCCGTCACGATGTCGGCGGAGTTCGCGACGTGGCTCGGGCTGGATGCGACGCACCGGATGCTGGGCCTGGTTTATCTCGGATATCCCAAGGCCGGGAATGTTCCTGCGACCAGCACGCGGGATGCCTTGGAAAAGCAGGTGGTTTTCCACGACGCCTGACGCGTGCTCAGTGGGCCGGTTGTTTGGTGTCGGCGAGGGAAACTTTGGGCAGCAGCAGGATGGCGGGGATCGTCATGAAGAGACCGACGAGAACCATCCAGGCGGCGGCACGCGGGGCGTTGCCGGCGGTGAGCAACGTGTGCGAGGCCAGTGCGACGATGGTGAGATTGGGGCACAGCAACAGGAACGAACGGTCGTCTCCGCCCGTTGCAACGATGCGGCAGTGAATGACCAGCCGCCAGCCGATGAGCAGGGCGGCGGTGGCGATGGCGACAACCCCGGTGACGGAGAACAGATACTGCCACTCGATCTGCAGACCGAGCGCGAAGAAGAAAATCGGGATGAGAAACCGCCGGCTGATCGGGGCGATGAAATCCTCCAGGGGTTGTCCGTCGTGTTCGATCCGGCTCATGAAGAGCCCGAGGAAAAACGCGGTCTTGGTGGCGGCGAGTCCGAGGCGGTCACCGACGGCGCAGATGATCAGCACGGCGAGGACGATCAGGTGCATGCGCCAGTGCGTGGCGGTTTTGAGGATGAGGTTGAAAACTGAATCGAGGCGCGCTGCGAAACGACTGATGAGATAAACGGTGGTGCCGATACCCGCGAGTTTGAGCACGACGAACCAACTGAGGCCTTTTTCGAAGAGAGCGGTTTCTCCGGCGAGCAGAACGATCGCGATGATTTCCAACGCGAGCATGAGCAGCAGCACGCGGCGGCGGGGTTCGTCGGTGAGGCCGGGATAATGTTTCCAGCCGAGATATCCCATGCCGACCGAGCAGCCCGTGAAGGCCGCGCAAGCGATGAAGCACCCGAGCCATTGGAGTCCGGCGAGCTGGCCGAGTGCGAGGATCACCGGGTATTGCACCAACGCCCAAAGTGCTGCGCGGCGCAACGTAGGCAGGAAATCGCGGAATTTGGGCAGGTCGATTTCGAGGCCGACTTCGAAGAGCAGCAGTAAGAAGCCGACCTGGCCGGCTTGCACGAGCATCTGCCGCACGTCGGCGTGGGCGATGGGGGCAAGCAAGAGTCCGAAGAGCACAAACACGGGGTAGGCCAGCGAGGGCCGCCGCAAGACCCGGCACAGGTCGGGCACGCCCATGAACAGCAGGATGAGGCAGATGATGATCTCGATCTCGTTCATGTTAGTGCGGTGGGCTGGCCGTGTTGTGGGCTGGCGCGCGGCGGGTGCAAGCGATGATTTACCCCTTGCAGGTTTCGAGCGACGTGACCCCTTGTTGAATAAATTCCATGGCCACGGTAGAAATCCAGTCATCCGCGGGGACGCGCCCGGCAGCTCCGGCGCATGGCTGGTCGTGGGGATTGTTGGTGCTGATCTGGACGCCCTTGCTGTGGCGGTTGGCGCGCATGTGGCGCTCCGAAACGGAGCAGCTGTTTGGCTTTGGTGTGCCGGTGCTGGTCGCGTGGTTGTTATGGCAGCGACGCGATGAATGGACGAAGCCGGCGGTCGCCGCCGCGCGCGGAGCATCCGGAATCGCCGGCACCGCCGCGGTGGTGCTGGCGCTGGCGCTCGTGGTGCTGGAGGCAAATCCGCTATGGCCGAAAGCGGTTTGGGCGGGCACGGGCGCGGCACTGGTGCTGACCCTTGCGGTGATTGCGATGGGGCATGGCTGGCACGGTGCGCGCAAGGCGGCGCCGGTGCTGGTGTTGATGCTGACGGCGTTGAAATGGCCGACGTTTATCTACGAGCCAGTCATGCACACGCTGATGCATTTCAACGCGGTGATCGCGGCGGAGCTGGTGAATTTTTCCGGCACGCCCGCGATGGTGCAGGGCAACGTGATCGAAGTGGCTCGCGGCATGGTCGGCGTGAATGAAGCGTGCAGCGGACTGCGGTCGTTGCAGACAGTTATCATGATGGCGCTGTTTCTTGGTGAGATGGATCGCTTTCGCCTGCGCCGGCGCCTGGTGCTGTTGGGCGGTGCAATTCTCGCGGCGCTGCTGGTGAACATCGTGCGCACCACGGTGCTGACCTGGGTGTTTGCCAATCGCGGACCTGCGGTGGAAGAACGCTGGCATGATCCGGCTGGCGTGATCGCGTTGTTCGTGACGCTGGCGTTGGTGTGGCTGTGGTCGGAGCGGGTGGGGAGTCGTCAGCCGGCGGCTGAGATCGAGCCGGTTGCTGAGGTGAACACCGGTGTGCGTGCGCCCGCGTGGCGTCCGTTGGCGTTGGCCGTGGCCTGTGTGGCGGTGGGCGAGGTCGGCACGCAGGTGTGGTATGGGGCGCACGAACAGGGAATTGCCGAGCAACGGGTAAGCTGGTCGCTCGCCCCCGCGGCGGATTCAGGTTGGAGCGCGGTGGAAGTGCCCGCGCAATCGGCGGAGATCCTGCGTTACGAAAGCGGTGATTCGTTTGCGCGCGAATTGACGGCACCCTCGCGGCAGTTGCTGGCGTTTGCCTTCCGGTGGAGCGCGGATCTGGCTCGCATCGGCATGCCCGAGGTCCATGATCCACGGGTATGTTTACCGTCGGTCGGCGCGGTGGAGGAAGCGGAGCTGCCCGATGAACGCGTGACAGTGGACGGGATCGAAGTGCCGTTTCGTTTTGTGCGGTTTCGTCAGGGGCTGATGACGCAGCATGTGTGGTTCTGTCTGTGGAGCACGCGGGCGGGGCGGGCCGACTCCACGCGCTTGCAGGGCGGGGATATCACGCAACTTCGCTGGGAGCGGGTGCGTGCGGGGCTGCGCAACGACGAGCGCGAGCAGTTGATTTTTTTCGTGCAGGGTGAACCCGATGACGAGAGCGCCGCGCACTCTTTGCGCGACGCGGTGTTGACCTTGATGCAACGGCGTTAGTGTTTCCGCACATGATCGAACGCCTGCGAAAGAAAAAAACCGCGCTCGTGCTGCGTTATAGAAACTGGCGCGGGCGGATCTATGAGGGGCAGTTTGCGATGATCCGCGCGGCGGTGATTGGCGTGGTCGTGCTTATTTTGGCGGGCGTCGGGTATGTCGCGGGGCGTCCGGTGTGGGATAAATGGCGGTATCAGCGCGCCATGTCCCAGGCGATGGACTACGCGGAGCGTCAGGACTACCGTAGCTCGATGCTGGCGTTGAAGCGCGCGACCGAACTCGCGCCGATGGATCTGGCAACGTGGCGCGAGGTATCCGACCGCCTCGCCGAGCTGGGTTCGCCGCAGGCGATCGTGGCGCGTGAAAACGCGGTGCGGCTGGCGCCCGGTGACATGACCATGCGGCTCGCGCTCGTGGGCGAGGCGTTGCGCTTTGGTCAGATTGATGTCGCCCACGAGGCGCTGGATACGATCGACGAAGCGGCGCGTCGGGACGCGGCGTTTCACCGGCTGGCGGCGGCGGTGGCGATGGCGACGGGGTCGGAAGCCGATCTCGAAACCCACCTTGAAGCGCTCGTGGCTGCGGAGCCGAAGGATGCGATTGCGCGTTTCAATCTCGCGGCCGTGCGCGTGTGGCAGACCGATGAACGAAAGCAGGCGCTGGCCCTCGCGGATTTGGAGCAACTCACGCTGGTGCCCGAGGCGCGGGTGCGGGCTTCGTTGGAGTTGCTCAAGCATGCCGCCCGCATCCGCGATGGCGACCGGGCACGCGTCGTGGTGGATTTGCTCACGCAACGTCTCGGCGTGCGCGGTTCATCGGTGGCCGCGGCCGCAGGCGAACCGGCCGGCTGGCAGGCGTTGTTACAAGGTCTCCAGGAAGCCGCCGCGGCGGGCGATGCCGCCGATGTTGCGCTCGTGGCGCGCTGGCTGGGCGATGTGCGCCTGCGTCGTGAAGCACTGGTGTGGATCGAAGGTCTGCCGGATGAAAAACGTAACGCACCCTCCGTCCTGCGCGTGGCGGCGGGCCTGAGCGCGGAGCTGGAGGATTACGACCGGTTGGAGCCGTTGTTGCTGGCGGGTGGCCTAGGGCCGTTGCCGCCCGACGCGGTGAGGTTGTCCGTCGCAGCGCAACTCCAGCGCCTGCGTTACCAAAAGTCCCGCGGTCGCGCCACGTGGGAGGACGCGCTGACCGCGTGCGGCGAATCCGTGCAGGCGCTCACCGGCCTGGCGACGCTGGCCGACATCTGGGGCGACGCCGAGGGCAACGAGCGCGTTCTCCAGGAAATCCTGAAGCGCCAGCCGAAGACGCATTGGGTGTATCTGGCCTTGCGCAACCGGTATTCCGCGCAAGGCGACACGATGAAGTTGTGGCAACTTTACGGCAGCTGGGCGCAGGCGCGTCCGGATGATCCGGAGTTTGCGCGCACGTGGATCTCGCTCGGATTGGCGCTGGACCGGATCACGCCCGACTCCGCCCGCGGTGCCATCCAGCGCGGTGAGCAACCCAAGGCCTCGCCGCTCGATCAGGCGCTGGCTGCGGCTATCCACGCCCGCGCCAAACGCCGCGCTCCCGCCCTCGCGCTCCTAGACGCGATTCCGGCCGCAGTCCGCTCCCGTCCGGATATCGCTTATTGGCGGGTGGTAGTGCTGGCCGGCGAACCTTCGCGGGCGGATGAAGCCCGTGCCGCGCTGTTGTTTGCCCGTCGTGCCGGACTGCTGCCGGAAGAGAACGCCTTGCTGGACGCCGCCGAACGCAAATTAGGGCGTGCTGTGAAATAATTTAATGCAAGTAAGTGAGTCCTGTTAGGCTTTGGTAAATAAACGGTTAAACACGAGCGAAGTTGGGTCGAAAGACGGGAGGGGAAGACACTGTTGACAGATGGAAATCTGGACACTCTGTCTGCTCACAAAATGAGGACTTCACCCTATATGGCTTTCTTGGCCGCACTGGCCATTATTCCATTCTTGGGCGCGCCTGTGCAGGCCGGCTTGGAACAACAGATTGCGACCTTTGACCAGCTGACCAGCGGTTATGGCGTGATGACGATGGGCAACGCCACCGTGGGCGGTAACTACGGTGACACCCAGGGCGGTATCGCGGTGGGCGGCAACCTGACGATCAGCGGCGGCGATTCGCAATGGGCCGAGCATTCCAGCGCGGGCTCCAAACCGACCTTTTACGTCGCCGGACAGCTGAACCTCACCGGTAATCAGGAAATCCGCATCAAGAACGGCTACGCTTACTTGCCGAATGCCACCGGAACGTGGAATGCGGCCGATAAACGCCTGACGCTTTCAAGCGGCGGCAAGGTCTATACGGGCGGTTCCTCAGACCCGCTGGCCGGCACTGATCCGCGTTCGACCTCGGGCGGTGCGCCTTGGAACTGGGCCGCCCTTAACAGCAGCTTGGTCAACGTCTCCAACGCCCTCGCGGCGGCCTCCTCGACCGGCACCATCGGCGTGTCCGGCCAGAACATGACCTTCAACACCAACGGCCAGACCTCCGGCGTGGCCGTGTTCACCCTCGATGGCAGCAAGTTCCAAGGCACGATCTACGACGCCAACGGCGACGGCGTCTTCGACCAGAACAACGAGCGCATCAGCAACTTCGCGGTGAACATCCCCGCCGACATGGTTTACGTGATCAACGTCGTGAACTTCGGCGGCAAAACCCTGTTGGACGGCATCAACACCAATACGGATACCGACAGCAACTCGCGCCTGCTCTGGAACATCATTCCGTCCAACGGCAACACCGGCACCGTCACGCTCGGCAAAGACGGCTCGACCTTCAACGGCAGCGTGCTCGCCCCGCTGGTCGATGTTAAAAACAACAACGGCACCGCCACCAACGGCCAGATCATTGCCGGCAGCTACACGCATAATGGCGGCGAACTCCACTACACCGAGTTCAGTGCGCCGGTTTCGTTCTCCGCCGTGCCCGAGCCGGGCACTTGGGGATTGTTTGGTATCGCCGGTTGCGCCGTCATGATGGCCATGCGCCGCAACCGCCGTCGTCGCGCCTGAGGCGCCCTAACGCGTGCTGCGCCTCGGTGACGCGCAGTGGCGCGCGGTCCTGCAACTGTTACGCACGGGGTAAATCGCGTGATTATCCGCAGCCCGCAGTTGCTTGATGGGGGCCGGTCCGCTCTGTGAGCGGCTCCACATGGAAAGCCACGTTCCGATCGCCGCCGCCCGCCCGTCGTCCGCTCCCGTCATTCCGGCCGGGCGCCTGCTCGTCCTCGTGCTGGGCGCGCTCACCGCGCTGGGGCCGCTCGCGATCGACATGTATCTGCCCGCGCTGCCGTGGATCGCGCGCGATGTGGGCGTCGATCTTGGCGCGGTGCAACTCACACTCTCGGTTTTCTTGATCGGTGTCGCCGCGGGCCAGGCGCTCTACGGGCCGATTGTTGATCGCTGGGGACGCCGCTGGCCGCTGCTCATTGGCATGGCCATCTTCGTGGTCGCGGCGGTGGGCTGCGCCTATGCGCAGTCGATGAAGAGCCTGCTCATCTGGCGGCTGATCATGGCGCTCGGCGGCTCGGCCAGCATGGTGATTCCGCGGGCGGTGGTGCGCGATCTGTTCGGCGAGAAGGATTCGGCGCGCGTGCATTCGGTGCTGATGCTGATCCTCGGCGTGTCGCCGATCCTGGCGCCCACGCTCGGCGGACAACTGCTCAATTTCACCGGCTGGCGGGGGATTTTCTGGGTGCTCGCGGGCATCGGTATCGCGTGCACCGTGGCGATCCTGATCTGGCTGCCCGAGTCGCTCCCGCGCGAGTCGCGTTCGCCGGTCGGCGTAGGGCGTGCGCTCAAGACTTACGGACGCCTGCTCACGGATCGCCGCTTCATCGGACCGGCGCTTGCGTCGGGTTGCACGCTCGGAGGCATCTTTGCCTACCTGTCGGGCTCGTCGTTTGTCTTCATCGAGCTCTTTAAACTCACGCCGCAGCAATACGCCTTCGTCTTCGGGTTCAACGCCGCCGGTCTGATCGCCGCGTCGCAGATCAACCGCTGGCTGCTCAACCGCTACACCTCGTGGCAGGTGATCTCGGTGGCATTTTTG
This window of the Rariglobus hedericola genome carries:
- a CDS encoding lactonase family protein, whose amino-acid sequence is MRPLIVLTLFVMTTALVSARELLVYIGTYTKTSSKGIYVARFDTETGKLGEPVLAAEASNPSFVALSPDRRFLYAVSEGAGASYAGKPSGSVSAYTINAADGLLTLINTAATAGKGPCHVSVTPDGKAVMVANYSSGVVALLRVRTDGGLEEPTPASVDQHEGKSVHPTRQKAPYAHSINPSADGKFAFAADLGTDKIYTYRVDSTTGTLTAAEPASVSLEAGSGPRHLAQSPDGRHAYVINELANTLTTFSLDADTGELKALQTIPTLPADFTGHSTTAEVLVRPDGRFVYGSNRGHDSITVFSVDAATGTLSTVEHVSTQGRNPRNFSLDPTGRWLIAANQDGDSLVLFSIDAQTGRLTPTGQTVKIGAPVCVRFK
- a CDS encoding ATP-binding cassette domain-containing protein produces the protein MALFSLLDVNLCFGGPAVLDKVNFQVDPGERLCLVGRNGAGKSTLMKTIAGEIKPDTGAVFRQPGALFTRLTQEVPTDIIGSVTDIVTSGLRPQTEHEEDWERDVRVDNLIEKLQLAPSAQFGALSGGLKRRVLLARALAGQPDLLLLDEPTNHLDIESILWLEEFLLTEKPSLFFVTHDRAFLKKLATRIVELDRGILTNWDCDYDTYLQRRADRLEAEERQQAAFDKRLAQEEEWIRRGVRAQRSRAQGRVHQLMAMRAERAARRSKVGNANLKLVDAERSGAKVVEVENMSFSYPDGRVLVENFNTTIMRGDKIGLIGPNGAGKTTLIKLLLGQLEPSSGTIKHGTRMEVTYFDQMRSLIDDNKTVADNLNLGSDSITIDGRTRHVISYLQDFLFTPDRARTPARVLSGGERNRLLLARLFTKPANVLVMDEPTNDLDAETLDLLENLLVEYQGTLLVVSHDRSFLDEVVSSTLVFEGNGQIGDFDGGYTDWKDEMAKRAIAAAAPVKSGVAKPTPKAAAAAARKLNNKEQRELAELPARIEKLETEQAELTAKLGDVSIYRKDPAGAAAAKARLDEIEAEHAIAFARWEELEAVK
- a CDS encoding helix-turn-helix transcriptional regulator; the encoded protein is MNRTDRLVGMVMHLQGRRVVRAEELAEHYGISVRTVYRDIAALGEAGVPVVGEAGVGYSLVKGYHLPPVMLTVEEAGALFTGGELAKKFTDGSLDAAVDGALNKLRAVLPGDRKDHLEHLARGTVIASMPGSPVAGAGGGPPCLAAVQQAVARRRVLALSYRAREKQEDTMREVESLGVVFYGGNWYLVAWCRLRKDLRHFRVDRIQNLELRSETFGTREDFSLSRHIEDYARQGETFPAKIWLAREVQERARAESYATLVAGEERDGGAEFSILTWSYDWLARWLMSFADKAEALEPVVLRDTVRAHAEAVVKRHRSPRKRS
- a CDS encoding dihydrofolate reductase family protein is translated as MKKVTLYIAASLDGFIARTDGAIDWLPVPDLAGEDYGYGELLESVDTLLLGRKTYEQVLTLGPWPYEGKRCIVFSATRAGQRDDRVEFVDCDIAACVRELKAEPGEGIIWLVGGAEIIAACLAGGVVDEIILTTVPVLLGEGIRLFPETTWLTRLKLENVHAYPDGLVQQIYLMAAVPVEPQALAFA
- a CDS encoding nitroreductase family protein, whose protein sequence is MSIFSARRSIKPVAMDASREVPREVLLQLLEDAHWAPTHGLTQPWRFHVFEGAARARLADGLQGLYDRVTPTAARNEDKRAKLGTTPRLGPVVIAVAAHVEPNGKIPEIEEIAAVSCAVQNLMLSAHEKGLGSFWSTPPVTMSAEFATWLGLDATHRMLGLVYLGYPKAGNVPATSTRDALEKQVVFHDA
- a CDS encoding cation:proton antiporter yields the protein MNEIEIIICLILLFMGVPDLCRVLRRPSLAYPVFVLFGLLLAPIAHADVRQMLVQAGQVGFLLLLFEVGLEIDLPKFRDFLPTLRRAALWALVQYPVILALGQLAGLQWLGCFIACAAFTGCSVGMGYLGWKHYPGLTDEPRRRVLLLMLALEIIAIVLLAGETALFEKGLSWFVVLKLAGIGTTVYLISRFAARLDSVFNLILKTATHWRMHLIVLAVLIICAVGDRLGLAATKTAFFLGLFMSRIEHDGQPLEDFIAPISRRFLIPIFFFALGLQIEWQYLFSVTGVVAIATAALLIGWRLVIHCRIVATGGDDRSFLLLCPNLTIVALASHTLLTAGNAPRAAAWMVLVGLFMTIPAILLLPKVSLADTKQPAH
- a CDS encoding exosortase/archaeosortase family protein, which encodes MATVEIQSSAGTRPAAPAHGWSWGLLVLIWTPLLWRLARMWRSETEQLFGFGVPVLVAWLLWQRRDEWTKPAVAAARGASGIAGTAAVVLALALVVLEANPLWPKAVWAGTGAALVLTLAVIAMGHGWHGARKAAPVLVLMLTALKWPTFIYEPVMHTLMHFNAVIAAELVNFSGTPAMVQGNVIEVARGMVGVNEACSGLRSLQTVIMMALFLGEMDRFRLRRRLVLLGGAILAALLVNIVRTTVLTWVFANRGPAVEERWHDPAGVIALFVTLALVWLWSERVGSRQPAAEIEPVAEVNTGVRAPAWRPLALAVACVAVGEVGTQVWYGAHEQGIAEQRVSWSLAPAADSGWSAVEVPAQSAEILRYESGDSFARELTAPSRQLLAFAFRWSADLARIGMPEVHDPRVCLPSVGAVEEAELPDERVTVDGIEVPFRFVRFRQGLMTQHVWFCLWSTRAGRADSTRLQGGDITQLRWERVRAGLRNDEREQLIFFVQGEPDDESAAHSLRDAVLTLMQRR
- a CDS encoding collagen-binding domain-containing protein, coding for MAFLAALAIIPFLGAPVQAGLEQQIATFDQLTSGYGVMTMGNATVGGNYGDTQGGIAVGGNLTISGGDSQWAEHSSAGSKPTFYVAGQLNLTGNQEIRIKNGYAYLPNATGTWNAADKRLTLSSGGKVYTGGSSDPLAGTDPRSTSGGAPWNWAALNSSLVNVSNALAAASSTGTIGVSGQNMTFNTNGQTSGVAVFTLDGSKFQGTIYDANGDGVFDQNNERISNFAVNIPADMVYVINVVNFGGKTLLDGINTNTDTDSNSRLLWNIIPSNGNTGTVTLGKDGSTFNGSVLAPLVDVKNNNGTATNGQIIAGSYTHNGGELHYTEFSAPVSFSAVPEPGTWGLFGIAGCAVMMAMRRNRRRRA
- a CDS encoding Bcr/CflA family multidrug efflux MFS transporter; protein product: MESHVPIAAARPSSAPVIPAGRLLVLVLGALTALGPLAIDMYLPALPWIARDVGVDLGAVQLTLSVFLIGVAAGQALYGPIVDRWGRRWPLLIGMAIFVVAAVGCAYAQSMKSLLIWRLIMALGGSASMVIPRAVVRDLFGEKDSARVHSVLMLILGVSPILAPTLGGQLLNFTGWRGIFWVLAGIGIACTVAILIWLPESLPRESRSPVGVGRALKTYGRLLTDRRFIGPALASGCTLGGIFAYLSGSSFVFIELFKLTPQQYAFVFGFNAAGLIAASQINRWLLNRYTSWQVISVAFLVNAVVGLALAGVGATGWGGLPLMIALLFLSLSAAGVIFPNVAALAMTPFGEIAGSASALLGTVQFVLGATAGALVGVFHDGTAFPMTASVAGCALGGWIILRTIARG